Sequence from the Natronomonas marina genome:
GGGTCGACGAACTCGCCGGTGAGGACCAGTTCCTTCGCCTTCGAGAGGCCGACCAGTCGGGGGAGCCGCTGGGTGGCGCCGCCGTGCGGGAAGGTTCCTAGCTGTACCTCGATGACGCCGTACTTCGCCTCCCGGCCGAGCACGCGGAAGTCACAGGGCAGCGTCAACTCGAAGGCGCCGGCGGGGGCCGCCCGCTTGATACCGGCGACGACCGGCTGACGCGTCGATTCGATGGCGTCCAGCAGGTCGGGGAAGACGTCCCGGTCGATGCCGGAGTCCTCCTCGACACGGGCGCGCATCATCTCCAGATCCATCCCGGCGGAGAATACCGGTCCTTCTCCCAGCAGTGCGACCGCCCGGACATCGTCTGCCTCGCTCACCGCCCGGAACGCGTCGGTCAGGTCCTTCATCAACTGGACGGTCATCGCGTTGCGCTTCTCGGGCCGCGAGAGGTAGACGTCGGCTCGCGGTTCGTTCCACTCGACGGCTGCCAGGCCGCTACCGATGGATTCCATACACCGAGCATATGTGGCGGAGTAGTAAAAGTGAGCCAAGCGGCGGTCTTGCAGCTTCCACGCCGATAATCGTCGCGTCCGGGGGCCGTGGCGACCGTACAGCCCGTCGGGACACCCGTTGCCGCCAGAGGGGATCGATGGCGATAGCATCCACTCGTCGACACCCTGACCAGGAGTGCCCTGAATCGAGTTGACACAATCTCACTCACTTGTGTTCATAAGCTTTTTCGATTGCTATTCACATGTGTAGACTGTCGTTGATTCTGACATTTCCGGTTTGGAAACTGGAGCCTCGCCGGCGTGGTCGGCCTTCACTGACGCCGGGGCGGTTCGTTCGATACGGAACCGGACGGGCCGGTCGTGCGTCGGTCACTCACGACAAGGGTGCGGTCGCGCACAGCGATGGACCGCCGGACGGTAGAGTAAAGGGACTGCCTCCCGTCCCCGGTTCTATGACCGTGTACTTCGAGGACCTGACGGTGGGAGACACGCAGACGCTGGGTTCGGCGACGATGCCGAAATCGGATATCGTCGAGTTCGCTCGACAGTTCGACCCCCAGCCGTTCCACGTCGACGAGGAGGCAGCGGCCGACTCGGCGTTCGGGGAGCTCGTCGCCAGCGGCCTCCACACGCTCTGTGTGTCGGTCCGAATCTTCGTCACCGAGTACGTGAACCCGTCGGACGGACTTGCGAACCTGGGTGGAATCGGGTTCGACGAGCTCAGATGGCACGAGGCCGTGACGCCGGGCGACGAGCTGTCGCTGACCCTCAAGGTTGTCGAGAAGACACCGTCGAACAGCCGGTCGGACAGGGGCTACGTGACGTTCGAGCGGCACCTGCTGAACCAGGACGGCGTCGACGTGTTGTCGCTCCGGTCGATCAACATCGTCCGTCGACGCGATGACGTCGCGGCCGAACGGTAACGCAACACCCCACTCGCCGCCCATCCCGCTACCGATCGATCGACGAATTCGTCCGCCTGCGCGGATCTAGGTGACGTCGTACGGCGAGTCAACGTCGCTGGGGCAGGGTATCGGTGTTCCTCGGCTATAGAACGCCGGCCGCGCGAGCACGGTCGAGGACGCGTTTGGCCATCTTGTGGGTGGCTTCGTCGACCATCTCGCCGTCGATAGACACCGATCCCTGACCGCTGTCGGTCGCGTTCCGGTAGGCCTCGACCATCCGCTCGGCCTTTTCGGCCGTTTCCGGATCGGGCGCGAAGACCTCGTTGGCGATCTCGATCTGTGCGGGATGGATCGCCCACTTGCCGTCGCACCCGAGCAGGTTCGCGTGGCGACAGGACTCCCGGTAGCCGTC
This genomic interval carries:
- a CDS encoding MaoC family dehydratase, whose protein sequence is MTVYFEDLTVGDTQTLGSATMPKSDIVEFARQFDPQPFHVDEEAAADSAFGELVASGLHTLCVSVRIFVTEYVNPSDGLANLGGIGFDELRWHEAVTPGDELSLTLKVVEKTPSNSRSDRGYVTFERHLLNQDGVDVLSLRSINIVRRRDDVAAER
- a CDS encoding enoyl-CoA hydratase/isomerase family protein, which gives rise to MESIGSGLAAVEWNEPRADVYLSRPEKRNAMTVQLMKDLTDAFRAVSEADDVRAVALLGEGPVFSAGMDLEMMRARVEEDSGIDRDVFPDLLDAIESTRQPVVAGIKRAAPAGAFELTLPCDFRVLGREAKYGVIEVQLGTFPHGGATQRLPRLVGLSKAKELVLTGEFVDPEAALDCNLVHELCDDEAVDERTTAFADRLCENAPLGLRNAKRALNAALEAPLESGLEFERALGRELDDTRDYREGFDARIEGREPEFRGE